In Ovis aries strain OAR_USU_Benz2616 breed Rambouillet chromosome 17, ARS-UI_Ramb_v3.0, whole genome shotgun sequence, the following proteins share a genomic window:
- the SLC2A11 gene encoding solute carrier family 2, facilitated glucose transporter member 11 isoform X6 gives MTPGAVGSRPPLLRKKSLLVNNAFVLAAAALFGFSRRAGSFEMIMLGRLLVGISAGVGMNVQPMYLGESAPKELRGAVAMTSAIFTAVGLVMGQVVGLRELLGGPQAWPLLLASCLVPGALQLASLPLLPESPRYLLIDCGDPAACRAALQRLRGPADLAGELAELEQERAACRGGRARRPWELFRERALRRQVASLVVLGGAMELCGNDAMYAYASAVFSQAGIPQDKIQYAAIGTGGCELLATLLSCLAIERAGRRVLLTGGYGLMTCWGSVFTVALCLQGSFSWTPYLAMACIFAFILSFGIGPAGVTGILATELFDQMARPAAYMVCGALMWTMLFLVGLVFPFLVRQELRGDLGGAAQTQLPREEPRPSVGRPRGRPVHGAVARPARRGPAPDPPPPVEPLGVQAWCSASERWFQGPLGALCLEVVGRKPTMTNSEKRRGGKHSL, from the exons ATGACGCCAGGTGCCGTGGGCTCTCGTCCACCGTTACTGAG GAAGAAGTCCCTGCTGGTGAACAACGCCTTCGTGCTGGCCGCCGCAGCGCTGTTTGGCTTCAGCCGCAGAGCAGGCTCCTTCGAGATGATCATGCTGGGAAGACTGCTCGTGGGCATCAGCGCAG GTGTAGGCATGAACGTCCAGCCCATGTACCTGGGGGAGAGCGCCCCCAAGGAGCTCCGAGGGGCCGTGGCCATGACCTCCGCCATCTTCACCGCCGTGGGGCTCGTGATGGGTCAGGTGGTTGGACTCAG GGAGCTCCTGGGTGGCCCGCAGGCCTGGCCCCTGCTGCTGGCCAGCTGCCTGGTGCCCGGGGCGCTCCagctggcctccctgcccctgctcccTGAAAGCCCGCGCTACCTGCTCATTGACTGTGGAGACCCTGCGGCCTGTCGGGCAG cgcTTCAGCGGCTGCGGGGCCCCGCGGACCTGGCCGGGGAGCTGGCCGAGCTGGAGCAGGAGCGCGCCGCCTGCCGGGGCGGCCGCGCGCGGCGCCCGTGGGAGCTGTTCCGGGAGCGCGCGCTGCGGCGGCAGGTGGCCAGCCTGGTGGTGCTGGGCGGAGCCATGGAGCTGTGCGGGAACGACGCG ATGTACGCCTACGCGTCGGCCGTGTTCAGCCAGGCGGGGATCCCGCAGGACAAGATCCAGTACGCGGCCATCGGGACCGGGGGCTGCGAGCTGCTGGCGACGCTGCTCAGC TGCCTGGCGATTGAGAGGGCGGGCCGGCGGGTGCTGCTGACTGGGGGCTACGGCCTGATGACTTGCTGGGGGAGCGTCTTCACGGTGGCCCTGTGCCTCCAG GGCTCCTTCTCCTGGACGCCCTACCTGGCCATGGCCTGCATCTTCGCCTTCATCCTCAGCTTTGGCATCGGCCCTG CCGGGGTGACCGGGATCCTGGCCACGGAGCTGTTTGACCAGATGGCCCGGCCTGCCGCCTACATGGTCTGCGGGGCGCTCATGTGGACCATGCTCTTCCTCGTGGGGCTGGTGTTCCCCTTCCTCGTG AGGCAAGAGCTTCGTGGAGATCTCGGAGGAGCTGCACAGACTCAACTTCCCAGGGAGGAGCCGAGGCCCAGCGTGGGCCGGCCCCGAGGTCGTCCGGTCCACGGAGCTGTAGCTCGGCCGGCACGGCGGGGGCCAGCCCCGGACCCTCCTCCTCCTGTGGAGCCCCTCGGTGTGCAGGCCTGGTGCTCAGCCTCAGAGAGATGGTTTCAGGGGCCTCTCGGCGCCCTGTGTCTGGAGGTTGTCGGCAGGAAACCAACAATGACAAACTCAGAGAAACGCAGGGGAGGAAAACACAGCTTGTGA
- the SLC2A11 gene encoding solute carrier family 2, facilitated glucose transporter member 11 isoform X5: MDGGRGRFPGSPSLPSQASLGLRSQMSGTCFTKAFEESAARKKSLLVNNAFVLAAAALFGFSRRAGSFEMIMLGRLLVGISAGVGMNVQPMYLGESAPKELRGAVAMTSAIFTAVGLVMGQVVGLRELLGGPQAWPLLLASCLVPGALQLASLPLLPESPRYLLIDCGDPAACRAALQRLRGPADLAGELAELEQERAACRGGRARRPWELFRERALRRQVASLVVLGGAMELCGNDAMYAYASAVFSQAGIPQDKIQYAAIGTGGCELLATLLSCLAIERAGRRVLLTGGYGLMTCWGSVFTVALCLQGSFSWTPYLAMACIFAFILSFGIGPAGVTGILATELFDQMARPAAYMVCGALMWTMLFLVGLVFPFLVRQELRGDLGGAAQTQLPREEPRPSVGRPRGRPVHGAVARPARRGPAPDPPPPVEPLGVQAWCSASERWFQGPLGALCLEVVGRKPTMTNSEKRRGGKHSL, encoded by the exons ATGGATGGAGGGCGCGGGAGGTTCCCtggctccccttccctcccttcccaggcTTCGCTGGGTCTGAGAAGTCAGATGTCAGGCACTTGCTTTACAAAGGCCTTTGAGGAGAGCGCCGCTAG GAAGAAGTCCCTGCTGGTGAACAACGCCTTCGTGCTGGCCGCCGCAGCGCTGTTTGGCTTCAGCCGCAGAGCAGGCTCCTTCGAGATGATCATGCTGGGAAGACTGCTCGTGGGCATCAGCGCAG GTGTAGGCATGAACGTCCAGCCCATGTACCTGGGGGAGAGCGCCCCCAAGGAGCTCCGAGGGGCCGTGGCCATGACCTCCGCCATCTTCACCGCCGTGGGGCTCGTGATGGGTCAGGTGGTTGGACTCAG GGAGCTCCTGGGTGGCCCGCAGGCCTGGCCCCTGCTGCTGGCCAGCTGCCTGGTGCCCGGGGCGCTCCagctggcctccctgcccctgctcccTGAAAGCCCGCGCTACCTGCTCATTGACTGTGGAGACCCTGCGGCCTGTCGGGCAG cgcTTCAGCGGCTGCGGGGCCCCGCGGACCTGGCCGGGGAGCTGGCCGAGCTGGAGCAGGAGCGCGCCGCCTGCCGGGGCGGCCGCGCGCGGCGCCCGTGGGAGCTGTTCCGGGAGCGCGCGCTGCGGCGGCAGGTGGCCAGCCTGGTGGTGCTGGGCGGAGCCATGGAGCTGTGCGGGAACGACGCG ATGTACGCCTACGCGTCGGCCGTGTTCAGCCAGGCGGGGATCCCGCAGGACAAGATCCAGTACGCGGCCATCGGGACCGGGGGCTGCGAGCTGCTGGCGACGCTGCTCAGC TGCCTGGCGATTGAGAGGGCGGGCCGGCGGGTGCTGCTGACTGGGGGCTACGGCCTGATGACTTGCTGGGGGAGCGTCTTCACGGTGGCCCTGTGCCTCCAG GGCTCCTTCTCCTGGACGCCCTACCTGGCCATGGCCTGCATCTTCGCCTTCATCCTCAGCTTTGGCATCGGCCCTG CCGGGGTGACCGGGATCCTGGCCACGGAGCTGTTTGACCAGATGGCCCGGCCTGCCGCCTACATGGTCTGCGGGGCGCTCATGTGGACCATGCTCTTCCTCGTGGGGCTGGTGTTCCCCTTCCTCGTG AGGCAAGAGCTTCGTGGAGATCTCGGAGGAGCTGCACAGACTCAACTTCCCAGGGAGGAGCCGAGGCCCAGCGTGGGCCGGCCCCGAGGTCGTCCGGTCCACGGAGCTGTAGCTCGGCCGGCACGGCGGGGGCCAGCCCCGGACCCTCCTCCTCCTGTGGAGCCCCTCGGTGTGCAGGCCTGGTGCTCAGCCTCAGAGAGATGGTTTCAGGGGCCTCTCGGCGCCCTGTGTCTGGAGGTTGTCGGCAGGAAACCAACAATGACAAACTCAGAGAAACGCAGGGGAGGAAAACACAGCTTGTGA
- the SLC2A11 gene encoding solute carrier family 2, facilitated glucose transporter member 11 isoform X7, whose protein sequence is MLSALCAVSRGLRSPACTGLPAGLLSVRAARWLASSRGSDGWQRARECVGMNVQPMYLGESAPKELRGAVAMTSAIFTAVGLVMGQVVGLRELLGGPQAWPLLLASCLVPGALQLASLPLLPESPRYLLIDCGDPAACRAALQRLRGPADLAGELAELEQERAACRGGRARRPWELFRERALRRQVASLVVLGGAMELCGNDAMYAYASAVFSQAGIPQDKIQYAAIGTGGCELLATLLSCLAIERAGRRVLLTGGYGLMTCWGSVFTVALCLQGSFSWTPYLAMACIFAFILSFGIGPAGVTGILATELFDQMARPAAYMVCGALMWTMLFLVGLVFPFLVRQELRGDLGGAAQTQLPREEPRPSVGRPRGRPVHGAVARPARRGPAPDPPPPVEPLGVQAWCSASERWFQGPLGALCLEVVGRKPTMTNSEKRRGGKHSL, encoded by the exons ATGCTGTCGGCCTTGTGTGCGGTTTCCCGGGGGCTGCGCTCCCCAGCCTGCACGGGTCTCCCCGCAGGGCTGCTGAGTGTCCGCGCAGCACGGTGgctggcttcctccaggggaagtGATGGGTGGCAGAGAGCccgtgagt GTGTAGGCATGAACGTCCAGCCCATGTACCTGGGGGAGAGCGCCCCCAAGGAGCTCCGAGGGGCCGTGGCCATGACCTCCGCCATCTTCACCGCCGTGGGGCTCGTGATGGGTCAGGTGGTTGGACTCAG GGAGCTCCTGGGTGGCCCGCAGGCCTGGCCCCTGCTGCTGGCCAGCTGCCTGGTGCCCGGGGCGCTCCagctggcctccctgcccctgctcccTGAAAGCCCGCGCTACCTGCTCATTGACTGTGGAGACCCTGCGGCCTGTCGGGCAG cgcTTCAGCGGCTGCGGGGCCCCGCGGACCTGGCCGGGGAGCTGGCCGAGCTGGAGCAGGAGCGCGCCGCCTGCCGGGGCGGCCGCGCGCGGCGCCCGTGGGAGCTGTTCCGGGAGCGCGCGCTGCGGCGGCAGGTGGCCAGCCTGGTGGTGCTGGGCGGAGCCATGGAGCTGTGCGGGAACGACGCG ATGTACGCCTACGCGTCGGCCGTGTTCAGCCAGGCGGGGATCCCGCAGGACAAGATCCAGTACGCGGCCATCGGGACCGGGGGCTGCGAGCTGCTGGCGACGCTGCTCAGC TGCCTGGCGATTGAGAGGGCGGGCCGGCGGGTGCTGCTGACTGGGGGCTACGGCCTGATGACTTGCTGGGGGAGCGTCTTCACGGTGGCCCTGTGCCTCCAG GGCTCCTTCTCCTGGACGCCCTACCTGGCCATGGCCTGCATCTTCGCCTTCATCCTCAGCTTTGGCATCGGCCCTG CCGGGGTGACCGGGATCCTGGCCACGGAGCTGTTTGACCAGATGGCCCGGCCTGCCGCCTACATGGTCTGCGGGGCGCTCATGTGGACCATGCTCTTCCTCGTGGGGCTGGTGTTCCCCTTCCTCGTG AGGCAAGAGCTTCGTGGAGATCTCGGAGGAGCTGCACAGACTCAACTTCCCAGGGAGGAGCCGAGGCCCAGCGTGGGCCGGCCCCGAGGTCGTCCGGTCCACGGAGCTGTAGCTCGGCCGGCACGGCGGGGGCCAGCCCCGGACCCTCCTCCTCCTGTGGAGCCCCTCGGTGTGCAGGCCTGGTGCTCAGCCTCAGAGAGATGGTTTCAGGGGCCTCTCGGCGCCCTGTGTCTGGAGGTTGTCGGCAGGAAACCAACAATGACAAACTCAGAGAAACGCAGGGGAGGAAAACACAGCTTGTGA